One window of Watersipora subatra chromosome 3, tzWatSuba1.1, whole genome shotgun sequence genomic DNA carries:
- the LOC137389493 gene encoding uncharacterized protein isoform X2 translates to MALKRATILKNGQEVTLQEIEDGIWPCPFCEPAKRLFTSTDLVRTHIHEEHSKRQVSHNGMAIYKCNQDCGVFKQRSHYHCPTCDKAVISRADFLFHLKGHDAKKGVKTLRGRKKTLATVMSAQAGVQHVQLFSHASLVVSPTILSLIDDQQQFWGDLEVKSGMTCLRDEGQQFCVLQGQYDSVIKANTFLEQYVLKKLDNEIASELSKGDEVGRTAGIIENDLEQQEASYNELGADVDDSGDVRRSGRKRKPNTLLQQYVTPKVAKLDPHVPEVSRSVLAIRQSSVAHILKASVEQECHVTLSKNIQSGEYQVHLMFPPPIITHPPPDTTVNLDLATRPTVSAESLEDENPLAGLDDDDADEDYTVDPEVDNAASEEEMDPEADALDVLDSRTVHTNNSKIIFKCNQCELEFSSIDLLKRHKESEHNSVDVSPDTLDEYSTMVHYCKECDFTTSLKQLLKLHISRTHREKQLECLDCGEKFGPLVDLKSHIKETGHRKGQHTNLYKQMVECKICKKKLQLKNLKPHTELVHEKVKPFSCELCGKMFGTRFLVKEHMESHKNLQDRNRPWKCQICNQAFFKKLPLDEHMAKHMGTPQYQCDQCPKKFYHQSGWKRHMQHHGEERPFTCTVCNKSFKTSTNLSAHKAVHTPTAFMCLCGKAYQQKHTLRYHQEKCHMHHDILSTQLAEEQYHTPQRYMCGFCHETFTDFAIVQEHVKQHVPVSVEVEEDFDGTLALGPQQADQTTITGVDGSGLEHLAMTAAMEQQNMVADGEGRTLIVTDLTQEQLQLVGYPSHSIVDQSGQVLGQSHMLVEGEPRIVEAGNQILEQNSKSVTLVEPVAAENHDKAALPIDVVQGSLVSNCQSSDSMQTVLVSNLEPPS, encoded by the exons ATGGCATTAAAGCGTGCAACAATCCTGAAAAATGGGCAGGAAGTCACTTTACAAGAGATTGAAGATGGGATATGGCCATGTCCATTTTGTGAACCAGCTAAACGTCTCTTCACTTCTACTGATCTTGTGAGAACGCATATTCATGAAGAGCATTCAAAGAGACAAGTCAGCCACAATG GAATGGCCATTTACAAGTGCAATCAAGACTGCGGGGTTTTCAAGCAGCGGAGTCATTATCACTGCCCGACGTGTGATAAAGCTGTCATCAGCCGAGCAGACTTCCTCTTTCATCTCAAAGGGCATGATGCTAAAAAAGGAGTGAAAACTCTCAGGGGGAGAAAAAAGACATTGGCTACAGTGATGAGTGCACAGGCTGGAGTGCAGCATGTGCAG CTATTTAGCCACGCCTCTCTAGTCGTCTCCCCGACCATACTCAGTCTGATTGATGACCAGCAGCAGTTTTGGGGTGACCTTGAGGTCAAGTCTGGAATGACTTGTTTGAGAGATGAGGGACAGCAGTTCTGTGTCTTGCAGG GCCAGTATGACAGTGTCATCAAAGCCAATACATTCCTAGAGCAGTATGTTCTCAAGAAATTAGACAATGAGATCGCATCCGAACTGAGCAAGGGGGACGAGGTTGGAAGGACCGCAGGCATAATCGAAAATG ATCTCGAACAACAGGAAGCTTCATACAATGAGTTGGGAGCCGATGTCGATGACAGCGGTGATGTCAGGAGGTCTGGGCGAAAGCGTAAACCTAACACGCTTCTGCAGCAGTATGTTACTCCAAAGGTAGCAAAACTGGACCCACATGTTCCAGAGGTTAGTAGATCAGTACTA GCCATACGACAGTCTTCAGTGGCACATATCCTCAAAGCCTCTGTCGAACAGGAGTGTCACGTAACCCTCTCCAAGAATATTCAAAGTG GAGAATACCAGGTGCACCTAATGTTTCCTCCACCAATCATCACCCACCCACCTCCAGATACTACAGTGAACCTTGACCTGGCGACCCGACCAACAGTTTCAGCAGAATCTCTTGAAGATGAGAATCCTCTTGCAGGACTTGATGATG ATGATGCTGATGAGGACTACACAGTTGACCCAGAGGTTGACAACGCAGCCTCTGAGGAGGAGATGGACCCAGAGGCTGATGCATTAGACGTTCTCGATTCACGAACTGTTCATACAAACAATTCTAAAATTATATTCAA GTGCAACCAATGTGAGTTGGAGTTTTCCTCTATCGACCTTTTGAAAAGACACAAAGAGTCAGAGCATAACTCTGTTGATGTGTCTCCAGACACCTTAGATGAGTACTCAACAATGGTGCACTACTGCAAG GAATGCGATTTCACGACATCACTAAAACAGCTACTCAAGTTGCACATCAGCCGAACACACAGAGAGAAGCAACTTGAGTGTCTAGACTGCGGAGAGAAGTTTGGTCCTCTTGTAGATCTCAAATCGCATATTAAAGAGACAG gtcacAGAAAGGGGCAGCATACAAATCTCTACAAACAGATGGTCGAATGTAAGATATGCAAGAAGAAACTACAGCTGAAGAATCTCAAACCCCACACCGAGTTGGTACATGAGAAAGTGAAACCTTTTAGCTGTGAACTTTGTGGAAAGATGTTTGGCACGCGCTTTCTAGTCAAGGAGCACATGGAAAGCCACAAG AACCTGCAGGATAGGAATCGACCATGGAAGTGTCAAATATGCAACCAGGCTTTTTTCAAGAAGCTGCCCCTGGATGAGCACATGGCTAAACACATGGGCACACCGCAGTACCAGTGCGATCAGTGCCCAAAGAAATTTTACCACCAGTCAGGTTGGAAGAGACACATGCAGCACCATGGTGAAGAACGGCCATTCACTTGCACT GTTTGTAACAAGTCATTCAAGACAAGCACAAATTTGAGTGCACACAAAGCTGTGCATACGCCCACAGCATTCATGTGTCTCTGTGGCAAGGCCTATCAGCAGAAGCATACACTCAGGTATCACCAGGAGAAGTGCCACATGCATCATGATATACTGAGTACCCAGTTGGCTGAAGAGCAGTATCACACCCCTCAGAG GTACATGTGTGGCTTCTGCCATGAGACCTTCACAGACTTTGCTATTGTTCAAGAGCATGTCAAGCAACACGTTCCAGTGTCA gtagaagTTGAGGAAGACTTCGACGGTACACTAGCATTGGGTCCTCAGCAAGCAGACCAGACCACTATCACAGGAGTAGATGGAAGTGGACTGGAGCATTTAGCCATGACTGCTGCAATGGAGCAACAAAACATGGTGGCAGATGGGGAG GGCCGGACTCTAATCGTCACTGACTTGACTCAGGAACAGTTACAGCTGGTTGGCTATCCTAGCCATTCAATCGTCGACCAGAGTGGTCAAGTATTAGGCCAATCACACATGCTAGTCGAAGGTGAACCAAGGATTGTGGAAGCGGGCAATCAAATACTGGAGCAGAACAGTAAATCAGTGACACTGGTTGAGCCAGTCGCTGCCGAGAATCACGACAAAGCAGCACTGCCCATCGATGTTGTCCAAGGTAGTTTAGTCAGTAACTGTCAGTCAAGTGACTCCATGCAAACAGTACTAGTAAGCAACCTTGAGCCACCGAGTTAA
- the LOC137389493 gene encoding uncharacterized protein isoform X1 produces the protein MALKRATILKNGQEVTLQEIEDGIWPCPFCEPAKRLFTSTDLVRTHIHEEHSKRQVSHNGMAIYKCNQDCGVFKQRSHYHCPTCDKAVISRADFLFHLKGHDAKKGVKTLRGRKKTLATVMSAQAGVQHVQLFSHASLVVSPTILSLIDDQQQFWGDLEVKSGMTCLRDEGQQFCVLQGQYDSVIKANTFLEQYVLKKLDNEIASELSKGDEVGRTAGIIENDLEQQEASYNELGADVDDSGDVRRSGRKRKPNTLLQQYVTPKVAKLDPHVPETSSEAIRQSSVAHILKASVEQECHVTLSKNIQSGEYQVHLMFPPPIITHPPPDTTVNLDLATRPTVSAESLEDENPLAGLDDDDADEDYTVDPEVDNAASEEEMDPEADALDVLDSRTVHTNNSKIIFKCNQCELEFSSIDLLKRHKESEHNSVDVSPDTLDEYSTMVHYCKECDFTTSLKQLLKLHISRTHREKQLECLDCGEKFGPLVDLKSHIKETGHRKGQHTNLYKQMVECKICKKKLQLKNLKPHTELVHEKVKPFSCELCGKMFGTRFLVKEHMESHKNLQDRNRPWKCQICNQAFFKKLPLDEHMAKHMGTPQYQCDQCPKKFYHQSGWKRHMQHHGEERPFTCTVCNKSFKTSTNLSAHKAVHTPTAFMCLCGKAYQQKHTLRYHQEKCHMHHDILSTQLAEEQYHTPQRYMCGFCHETFTDFAIVQEHVKQHVPVSVQVEVEEDFDGTLALGPQQADQTTITGVDGSGLEHLAMTAAMEQQNMVADGEGRTLIVTDLTQEQLQLVGYPSHSIVDQSGQVLGQSHMLVEGEPRIVEAGNQILEQNSKSVTLVEPVAAENHDKAALPIDVVQGSLVSNCQSSDSMQTVLVSNLEPPS, from the exons ATGGCATTAAAGCGTGCAACAATCCTGAAAAATGGGCAGGAAGTCACTTTACAAGAGATTGAAGATGGGATATGGCCATGTCCATTTTGTGAACCAGCTAAACGTCTCTTCACTTCTACTGATCTTGTGAGAACGCATATTCATGAAGAGCATTCAAAGAGACAAGTCAGCCACAATG GAATGGCCATTTACAAGTGCAATCAAGACTGCGGGGTTTTCAAGCAGCGGAGTCATTATCACTGCCCGACGTGTGATAAAGCTGTCATCAGCCGAGCAGACTTCCTCTTTCATCTCAAAGGGCATGATGCTAAAAAAGGAGTGAAAACTCTCAGGGGGAGAAAAAAGACATTGGCTACAGTGATGAGTGCACAGGCTGGAGTGCAGCATGTGCAG CTATTTAGCCACGCCTCTCTAGTCGTCTCCCCGACCATACTCAGTCTGATTGATGACCAGCAGCAGTTTTGGGGTGACCTTGAGGTCAAGTCTGGAATGACTTGTTTGAGAGATGAGGGACAGCAGTTCTGTGTCTTGCAGG GCCAGTATGACAGTGTCATCAAAGCCAATACATTCCTAGAGCAGTATGTTCTCAAGAAATTAGACAATGAGATCGCATCCGAACTGAGCAAGGGGGACGAGGTTGGAAGGACCGCAGGCATAATCGAAAATG ATCTCGAACAACAGGAAGCTTCATACAATGAGTTGGGAGCCGATGTCGATGACAGCGGTGATGTCAGGAGGTCTGGGCGAAAGCGTAAACCTAACACGCTTCTGCAGCAGTATGTTACTCCAAAGGTAGCAAAACTGGACCCACATGTTCCAGAG ACATCAAGTGAGGCCATACGACAGTCTTCAGTGGCACATATCCTCAAAGCCTCTGTCGAACAGGAGTGTCACGTAACCCTCTCCAAGAATATTCAAAGTG GAGAATACCAGGTGCACCTAATGTTTCCTCCACCAATCATCACCCACCCACCTCCAGATACTACAGTGAACCTTGACCTGGCGACCCGACCAACAGTTTCAGCAGAATCTCTTGAAGATGAGAATCCTCTTGCAGGACTTGATGATG ATGATGCTGATGAGGACTACACAGTTGACCCAGAGGTTGACAACGCAGCCTCTGAGGAGGAGATGGACCCAGAGGCTGATGCATTAGACGTTCTCGATTCACGAACTGTTCATACAAACAATTCTAAAATTATATTCAA GTGCAACCAATGTGAGTTGGAGTTTTCCTCTATCGACCTTTTGAAAAGACACAAAGAGTCAGAGCATAACTCTGTTGATGTGTCTCCAGACACCTTAGATGAGTACTCAACAATGGTGCACTACTGCAAG GAATGCGATTTCACGACATCACTAAAACAGCTACTCAAGTTGCACATCAGCCGAACACACAGAGAGAAGCAACTTGAGTGTCTAGACTGCGGAGAGAAGTTTGGTCCTCTTGTAGATCTCAAATCGCATATTAAAGAGACAG gtcacAGAAAGGGGCAGCATACAAATCTCTACAAACAGATGGTCGAATGTAAGATATGCAAGAAGAAACTACAGCTGAAGAATCTCAAACCCCACACCGAGTTGGTACATGAGAAAGTGAAACCTTTTAGCTGTGAACTTTGTGGAAAGATGTTTGGCACGCGCTTTCTAGTCAAGGAGCACATGGAAAGCCACAAG AACCTGCAGGATAGGAATCGACCATGGAAGTGTCAAATATGCAACCAGGCTTTTTTCAAGAAGCTGCCCCTGGATGAGCACATGGCTAAACACATGGGCACACCGCAGTACCAGTGCGATCAGTGCCCAAAGAAATTTTACCACCAGTCAGGTTGGAAGAGACACATGCAGCACCATGGTGAAGAACGGCCATTCACTTGCACT GTTTGTAACAAGTCATTCAAGACAAGCACAAATTTGAGTGCACACAAAGCTGTGCATACGCCCACAGCATTCATGTGTCTCTGTGGCAAGGCCTATCAGCAGAAGCATACACTCAGGTATCACCAGGAGAAGTGCCACATGCATCATGATATACTGAGTACCCAGTTGGCTGAAGAGCAGTATCACACCCCTCAGAG GTACATGTGTGGCTTCTGCCATGAGACCTTCACAGACTTTGCTATTGTTCAAGAGCATGTCAAGCAACACGTTCCAGTGTCAGTGCAG gtagaagTTGAGGAAGACTTCGACGGTACACTAGCATTGGGTCCTCAGCAAGCAGACCAGACCACTATCACAGGAGTAGATGGAAGTGGACTGGAGCATTTAGCCATGACTGCTGCAATGGAGCAACAAAACATGGTGGCAGATGGGGAG GGCCGGACTCTAATCGTCACTGACTTGACTCAGGAACAGTTACAGCTGGTTGGCTATCCTAGCCATTCAATCGTCGACCAGAGTGGTCAAGTATTAGGCCAATCACACATGCTAGTCGAAGGTGAACCAAGGATTGTGGAAGCGGGCAATCAAATACTGGAGCAGAACAGTAAATCAGTGACACTGGTTGAGCCAGTCGCTGCCGAGAATCACGACAAAGCAGCACTGCCCATCGATGTTGTCCAAGGTAGTTTAGTCAGTAACTGTCAGTCAAGTGACTCCATGCAAACAGTACTAGTAAGCAACCTTGAGCCACCGAGTTAA